ttaacagatcaaccattagatttatgaacTCATGTGAATAAGTGAATcccacaaaaatttaatagtagattCATCTATTCACCATGAAGAAGACTAAAAGATGGATGAAAAAGAACGAATTCTATCTTTTCTCTTTAACTAAATGGCTGGGTTGTGTTAAAATTAACCCAATCCAAACCTAACACAAACACTTTGTCATCCCTACCAAAAAACCACTCCAGATTATTTTTGGATTCTTTAAATCAAGATATTGCTTTAGTACATTTGTAAAGAAGTACCGTAGCTTCTTTATCTATATGTTTTAATCGATTCTATCCGTAGCTCATTGTTCTCTTCGGCTCTCTCTGTCGTTCAACTATCTGTGGTGAAATGGGAGAGTGAGCAAAGTTTTCTTGAGACTCCTTTGGGTCTTTGATGGTCTTGGGAGGGTACCGCAACATCTCACATTCAGTCATTCACATTCGTTTACCCTCTGCCAAAGCCAACTGAAACCCACAAGCCTTCAAGATCCAAGCGATTGCATCAATTTGACAATAAAGGCGAATTGCATCAATTTAAGAACCAGACAGCACAAACCCAATAATAAGAGCAGTGTAAAGGTTTTGAGTGTGCTGGAAATCTTGGGAGGCATAGTGAAGGGAGTAAAGATGGGTGTTTGCACAAAGTGTCGGTTTGTGCAAGTTGTGGTCGATGATGTTTGCTGGTTTGGGTAGTTGTATCTGAAACTTCAGACAGCAACACAATGACAATCGGATTTAAACATTCATCAATGGCAAGGAATGAATGCCAGTAGAAGGAACTAGGGCATTTCctcccttgtttttttttttgttgggggggGTTGACCCAACCCTGTCATAAAACCAATGCATAACCCTAAAACAAACATATCCTATAAAGGAGAAATCAACCACAAGTTTCGAAGCAAAAACAATCTCATATTAAAAACTTCAAGCTAGATGGTTCAAACCCAATAACAGACAAACAGAATTGATCCTTGCATGGTTGCAACTAAACGATAATTTGAGTAAATAATGTCACATGTCCGTAAAATGAACCTTAAGAGCAGTAGACCCTAGCCTACACTTTGATAGCATACTTCCTCAACGGGTAGtacatctccttcttcttctcacgCTCTGTCTTCAAAGATAGCTGCACGAATGAGAAGAAATAAGCATACCATATAAAGAACATCGAGCGCAGAGTATGCAAATGTGAACATCAATCACATTGAACAGAGCAAGCAAACAGAGAAAGCCTTTCCAATAGAAGATCCTTGAGAGAACAATCATGCATCTGGAAATGCAAAGAAATTTCTGAGATTCCAAAATTATCttagtttatgatttttttgaatatataacTGTAGGAAAGATATCTTGAAAGTCCATACAGCTCCACTTAAAATTCAAGGATAGTTACCATTGGTCCAAAACCTATAATGAGATAACAACCAAGAGTTTAACGAATTCCAAAGTTTTTTACATGCAAGAACCAATTATAGCATTCATTAATATCCATGCTTTTACTTATGGTTAGGCTAACTTTAAATCTGAGAAGCAAATGAAACTATTcgataacaaaaaaatataacaatataaGAAATGTAAGACAATGAAGCACGTTCAGAAGTTCTTATTTTCAACTACATGCATGCTTTGATTACTTCATTAAAACCCCACTCCCCACACCCCCCCCACCCCTCCCAACCCCATTGCTTTTATCCGGGTCCTtgggctatgtttggcaaatgaGTGGACTTGAGGAAGTGCACCggaactgtagcagatttgtttgatatgagaaaaaaaaaaaaaaaaaaaagtaacaatattttgtataaaaaagtgaaaaaaattatttagtagtgatttttttatttgcatagtaataaaaagtgattgatgtgatataaaaagtaagaatattggggttgattttgagaaCTTTTTGGGATTCTGAGCCCGGTCCGGtccactcctttgccaaacacaccagCTGCAATGCCACAAAGCATGTCACTTCTTCCTGGTGTTCGTCTTAATTGCACCTTAAAAACCCTTTGAAACAAATTTCTCTAATCTTAAGCCTAAATATCAGTAATTTAATTTCACATAAATGTTTTTCAATCTGTTGTTTTTGGCTACTGAGCAGTCCCCCTCAGTAAGCAGCATAGTTCCCCTGCATCTGGGGTCTAATTCTACAATCGAACAATTTCTCCCTCAAACATTCATAAGATTGGAGCTTACATTCTAAGCCTGACTGGTACAAAATATACCATCAAATTCCAAAAACGTAGTTGCAATAAACTCATGCAGGTTCCACAAGTTCAATCCAAATTTCAATGAACATAAATGGGCTCACGTAAAGTCCCTCTtcttacacaaatcacaaaaagatatcaaataattaataattaataattaaaaaaagaaacctgGTGCTTGGTGAGGCGTCTGCGAATGGCTCGGGTTTTCTTGGGACGAAGATCGAGAGGAATgtacttctttttcttgtagACCTCCCTAAGCGCCTCCTTCTGTTTCTGTGATATCACAGTCAAAACCTGGGCTATTCCCAGCCTCACAACCTTTCTGCAATTTCACACACACGAAAAGAGATTAACTCATAGGCCTCTATAGCTTTAAATCCAGTAGAGATAACATATACAATAAAGCGGCCAAAGAGAGGGCATTTACATCTTGGAGAGCTTGTTGGGCGCACCACCTGTGACCTTAGCGACGCGGAGGAGAGCGAGCTCCGCCTTGAAGTCCTTCAACTGACCCTGTAGCTCCGCCTTTGACTTGTTCCTCAACTCGTGGACCTTGATCCTCGCTAAAACATTTCCAATCAACCGTTTGATCAATCACATAATTCATATCAAATCAcaccaacaaacaaacaaacaaaattcaagGCTTAAAGAATGAACATCAGAAAGTAGAGGAAAAGAGATTTTCTTGTTAATCTTTCTCTTACCCATTCTGAACAAACAACGCAGCGGCTCCCACTCCTCGTTGCCGTCTGAAAACCCTAGACTCCTAGAGTTACGAATGAGCAGCGCTTTGAGCTTTTATGCGCCCCGTTATAAGCTGCTGGAGCTTAATTAGGGTTTGGAAATGCGGCAAATGCCTCGCTGCACCAAACCAGGCCCATTATTATGTGGGCCACGGATATCTAAATAATGTGAACTGGGCTTGGgcaattaaaataattaggTGGGCTTTGacaattaaccttttttttttttggaagtttgaCAATGAACTTTTATATATCGTATTATAACACTTTTGCAAGTGACAGATGGCATAAGTGTCAAGTTAATGAAGGTtgtatttgttttaatttttagttcaaaattttttttttttgagataatttgtTCATGTTCGTTAACGTTTGTTTGGGAGAATGTTTGTGTTTTctggctttgtttgtttccgGTCAGTCTGGCTGTGATTTAGTAGGGTCCCGCAAGTCCCGGCTGGATTCAAGCATGGTTCTAACTAGGTTTTAGTGAAGTCTCGATGGTGAG
Above is a genomic segment from Corylus avellana chromosome ca9, CavTom2PMs-1.0 containing:
- the LOC132191844 gene encoding large ribosomal subunit protein uL29y-like, producing MARIKVHELRNKSKAELQGQLKDFKAELALLRVAKVTGGAPNKLSKIKVVRLGIAQVLTVISQKQKEALREVYKKKKYIPLDLRPKKTRAIRRRLTKHQLSLKTEREKKKEMYYPLRKYAIKV